The following proteins are co-located in the Methanosarcinales archaeon genome:
- a CDS encoding TATA-box-binding protein, with protein MDDPKKTIKIENVVASTAIGTTLELTKITMKLEGADYNKARFPGVVYRTKDPKTAALIFGSGKIVCTGAKSIADVHNGLKKVFKELRDMDVEVMENPEIIVQNIVASADLGTVLNLNAIAIGLGLENIEYEPEQFPGLVYRLAVPKVVMLLFGSGKLVVTGGKKPEDADAAVDKIVEELDGLGLL; from the coding sequence ATTGACGATCCTAAAAAAACAATTAAAATCGAGAATGTTGTTGCCTCTACTGCCATTGGTACTACTCTTGAACTTACAAAGATCACTATGAAGTTGGAAGGTGCAGATTATAACAAAGCACGGTTTCCCGGTGTAGTGTACAGGACAAAAGATCCTAAGACTGCCGCATTGATATTTGGCAGTGGCAAGATCGTATGCACAGGCGCCAAAAGTATTGCTGATGTACATAACGGCCTGAAAAAAGTGTTCAAAGAATTGCGGGATATGGATGTCGAGGTTATGGAGAATCCGGAGATAATTGTCCAGAATATTGTTGCTTCAGCTGATCTGGGTACTGTGCTCAACCTAAATGCAATTGCCATCGGACTCGGCCTGGAAAATATCGAATACGAACCGGAACAGTTCCCTGGACTGGTTTACAGGCTTGCTGTGCCGAAAGTGGTAATGCTGTTGTTCGGTTCAGGCAAGCTGGTGGTAACAGGCGGTAAAAAACCTGAAGATGCAGATGCAGCAGTTGATAAGATCGTTGAAGAACTGGACGGCCTGGGACTGCTATAA
- a CDS encoding TatD family hydrolase, with protein MSVFPITDHHMHLDPRFQGVEAAKAFQRAGGTHIFIVSKPSWTIGITINQPEDYGLVFDETVKMAEDVKKGGVTAFPVLGVHPAAITKMYGRVGLDKTIYLMRAGLEMAAKYVEEGLAVGLKSGRPHYEVEPKLWDASNELLLHAMELARDAGCPLQLHTETATLENINDIAGMAKKVGLSPEKVIKHFAPPMVKEFENVGMWPGVLAGKGMIEEALKQGDRFLMETDYIDDPKRPGAVLGPKTIPRKTLALAEEWGDEIFWKIHKENPEKVYGVEVELP; from the coding sequence ATGTCTGTTTTTCCAATAACTGACCATCATATGCATTTGGACCCCCGGTTTCAGGGGGTTGAAGCCGCCAAAGCGTTCCAGCGTGCTGGCGGCACACACATTTTTATAGTTTCCAAACCTTCATGGACCATTGGTATTACTATAAACCAACCTGAAGATTACGGGTTGGTATTTGACGAAACAGTCAAAATGGCAGAAGATGTTAAAAAAGGAGGCGTAACTGCTTTTCCTGTATTGGGGGTCCATCCTGCAGCTATCACTAAAATGTACGGCAGGGTGGGGCTTGACAAAACCATTTACCTGATGAGGGCAGGTCTGGAAATGGCAGCAAAATATGTTGAAGAAGGGCTGGCTGTAGGTTTGAAATCCGGCCGTCCCCATTATGAAGTAGAACCTAAATTGTGGGACGCATCTAACGAGTTACTGTTGCACGCTATGGAACTTGCCAGGGATGCAGGGTGTCCATTGCAGTTACATACTGAAACTGCTACACTTGAAAACATCAATGATATTGCAGGTATGGCCAAAAAGGTTGGTCTCTCTCCTGAAAAAGTGATCAAACATTTCGCGCCACCAATGGTAAAGGAATTTGAAAACGTCGGAATGTGGCCCGGGGTGCTGGCAGGAAAAGGTATGATAGAGGAAGCCCTTAAGCAGGGGGATCGATTCCTGATGGAGACCGATTATATAGATGACCCAAAACGTCCGGGAGCAGTACTTGGCCCAAAGACGATACCCCGTAAAACCCTGGCCCTGGCGGAAGAATGGGGTGATGAGATATTTTGGAAAATTCATAAAGAGAATCCGGAAAAAGTATACGGTGTAGAAGTCGAACTACCATAA
- a CDS encoding TCP-1/cpn60 chaperonin family protein — protein sequence MAGQLGSQPMVILRQGTQRTTGSEAQRGNIMAAKAVASAVRTTLGPKGMDKMLVNSAGQVTITNDGATILDEMDIKHPAAKMIVEVAKTQDDEVGDGTTTAAVLAGELLAKAEELLEMNVHSTTITAGYMAAANKSQEILEGISVNVSDTDEDMLIKIANTALTGKGAESVKDTLGHLVVKAVKSIAKEGFEGKKTVDIKDVLMERRVEGSIDDSELVEGIIIDRERTHQSMPKKVENAKIAILATPIEVRSMEFKNEISFTSPNQRRAFIDQEEQMIKEVVDKVINSGANAVFCKKGVDDLARHYLAKAGIFVVHRVKVRDLEHLAESSNGKIITNLDELTPDDLGTAGVVEEVMVGNSEMIFIRDLPKSNVVSIILRGGTEQVVNNLARAMNDALRVVGVVIEDGRVVAGGGSPEVELSLRIREYAAQLTGREQLAVTKFAEAIEIIPKTLAENSGLDYIDKLVELKSKHEAGEKNAGLNIFENRVEDMLEAGVVEPLRVKLQAIDSASEAASMILRIDDMIAATKEQTGPKPVPGMKDFEM from the coding sequence ATGGCAGGACAGTTAGGCAGTCAGCCAATGGTTATTCTTAGGCAAGGAACCCAAAGAACAACAGGCAGTGAAGCTCAAAGAGGGAATATTATGGCAGCAAAGGCAGTAGCATCTGCAGTGCGCACCACCCTGGGCCCAAAAGGTATGGATAAGATGCTGGTAAATTCTGCAGGTCAGGTAACGATTACCAATGATGGGGCCACCATTCTCGATGAAATGGACATCAAGCACCCCGCAGCGAAAATGATCGTGGAAGTAGCAAAGACCCAGGATGATGAAGTTGGAGACGGTACAACCACGGCGGCAGTACTGGCAGGAGAACTGCTGGCAAAAGCAGAAGAATTGTTGGAAATGAATGTTCATTCCACGACCATCACAGCCGGGTACATGGCAGCTGCAAATAAGTCACAGGAGATACTTGAAGGTATATCTGTCAATGTATCTGACACTGATGAGGATATGCTTATAAAGATCGCTAACACGGCCCTGACAGGCAAAGGCGCAGAATCAGTTAAGGATACATTAGGACATCTGGTGGTCAAAGCTGTCAAATCCATAGCTAAAGAAGGCTTTGAAGGGAAAAAGACAGTGGACATCAAGGATGTGCTGATGGAGCGCAGGGTTGAAGGTAGTATCGATGACAGTGAACTGGTTGAGGGAATAATCATAGATAGGGAGAGGACCCACCAGAGTATGCCGAAAAAAGTCGAAAATGCAAAGATCGCTATTCTTGCCACTCCCATTGAAGTAAGGTCAATGGAGTTTAAGAATGAAATATCATTTACTTCTCCAAACCAGCGCAGAGCCTTCATTGATCAGGAAGAGCAGATGATCAAGGAAGTAGTGGACAAGGTGATAAACAGCGGGGCAAATGCTGTATTCTGTAAAAAAGGCGTGGATGACCTGGCCCGTCATTACCTGGCCAAAGCAGGTATATTCGTGGTTCACAGGGTCAAGGTACGGGACCTGGAACATCTGGCAGAATCTTCCAACGGGAAAATAATAACTAATCTGGATGAACTCACACCTGATGACCTTGGTACAGCAGGGGTAGTGGAAGAGGTCATGGTAGGAAATTCAGAGATGATATTTATCCGTGACCTTCCAAAATCCAATGTGGTATCCATCATTCTAAGAGGCGGTACTGAACAGGTGGTGAATAACCTGGCCCGGGCTATGAATGATGCCCTGAGGGTTGTTGGTGTTGTAATAGAAGACGGCCGTGTTGTAGCTGGCGGAGGCTCACCTGAAGTTGAACTATCACTGCGTATTCGAGAATATGCCGCCCAGTTAACGGGCAGGGAGCAGCTGGCTGTGACCAAGTTCGCGGAAGCTATTGAGATAATACCAAAGACGTTGGCAGAGAACAGCGGTCTTGATTATATTGACAAACTGGTGGAACTTAAGAGCAAACACGAGGCTGGTGAGAAGAATGCGGGCCTTAATATATTTGAGAACCGCGTGGAAGATATGCTGGAAGCAGGTGTAGTGGAACCACTGCGTGTAAAGCTTCAGGCTATTGATTCAGCATCAGAAGCTGCCAGTATGATACTGCGTATCGATGATATGATCGCAGCTACAAAAGAACAGACTGGACCGAAGCCAGTTCCAGGTATGAAAGATTTCGAAATGTAA
- a CDS encoding tRNA pseudouridine(54/55) synthase Pus10 yields MTNSILDTASRVLTEGPICDHCIGRLFANLSTGLTNDQRGAAIKLALALESDQKNKDSSHDTLLRLLAPSSIHARKSLKIKDVQKKCWVCNGLFDELDTWAEKVIKAVEGFEFNTFVVGTKPSGLLIENEEILWATSRTRWAEQLKTEMNREVGKRVEALLDKKADMKLPEITAILDITQGTVDLEVRSLFIFGRYRKIIRGIPQTRWPCRECGGSGCERCGFTGRMYPESVDELIRPEVMAATGATDTVFHGAGREDIDALMLGTGRPFIVEAVQPLRRRIDLTRLQHKVNRHADGKIEVLGLKFVTRSAVEAIKQAKADKVYRLGVTFRTQLSEEKLISALDILSKKTIIQRTPTRVAHRRADLDRERRIQHMELEQLSPDGQSALIKVGCQGGLYVKELVSGDEGRTRPNLSELLGVESKVAELDVIEVKGIFI; encoded by the coding sequence ATGACAAACTCTATTTTAGATACTGCATCCCGAGTTCTGACAGAAGGCCCCATTTGCGATCACTGCATAGGCCGCCTTTTTGCCAATCTTTCCACTGGTCTTACAAACGACCAGAGGGGGGCAGCGATAAAATTAGCCCTGGCTTTAGAGAGTGATCAGAAAAATAAGGACTCCTCTCACGATACACTGCTCAGGCTGCTGGCTCCCAGCAGCATCCATGCCAGAAAAAGCCTGAAAATAAAAGATGTGCAAAAAAAATGCTGGGTTTGCAACGGTTTGTTTGATGAATTGGATACCTGGGCCGAAAAAGTCATAAAAGCAGTTGAAGGATTTGAATTCAATACCTTTGTTGTAGGCACCAAACCTTCAGGACTGCTGATCGAGAATGAAGAGATACTCTGGGCCACATCCCGAACCAGATGGGCAGAACAGTTGAAGACCGAAATGAACAGGGAAGTGGGAAAACGGGTTGAAGCCCTGCTAGATAAAAAGGCTGACATGAAACTACCAGAGATCACAGCTATACTGGATATAACACAGGGAACAGTTGATCTGGAAGTAAGATCATTATTTATTTTTGGAAGATACCGCAAAATAATCAGGGGCATCCCTCAAACCCGCTGGCCCTGCCGGGAATGCGGCGGCAGCGGATGTGAGCGGTGTGGGTTCACCGGACGGATGTATCCTGAATCAGTGGATGAATTGATCCGTCCCGAAGTAATGGCTGCCACTGGTGCAACAGATACAGTTTTTCATGGAGCTGGCCGGGAAGATATAGACGCGTTAATGCTGGGTACGGGAAGACCTTTTATCGTGGAAGCAGTCCAGCCCCTGCGCCGCCGGATTGACCTTACCAGGCTCCAGCACAAGGTGAACCGTCATGCAGACGGTAAAATCGAAGTATTGGGCCTGAAATTTGTTACCCGTTCCGCAGTTGAAGCCATAAAACAGGCAAAAGCAGATAAAGTTTATAGGTTAGGAGTCACATTCAGGACACAGTTATCAGAAGAAAAACTTATATCTGCCTTAGACATACTTTCCAAAAAAACCATAATCCAGAGAACACCCACCAGGGTAGCTCATCGTAGGGCTGATCTGGATCGAGAGCGCAGGATCCAGCATATGGAACTGGAACAACTGTCTCCAGACGGGCAATCGGCTTTAATTAAAGTAGGTTGTCAGGGAGGTCTGTATGTCAAAGAGCTGGTTTCAGGTGACGAAGGACGCACCAGGCCAAACCTCTCAGAGCTGCTTGGTGTGGAATCAAAAGTTGCCGAACTGGACGTAATAGAAGTTAAAGGAATATTCATCTAA